A genomic stretch from Erwinia sp. E_sp_B01_1 includes:
- the fieF gene encoding CDF family cation-efflux transporter FieF (FieF, a metal efflux transporter, is a member of the CDF (cation diffusion facilitator) family of transporters.), with amino-acid sequence MEQHYARLVNRAALAATMLASLLLLVKIFAWWYTGSVSLLAALVDSLVDIAASLTNLFVVRYSLQPADAEHTFGHGKAESLAALAQSMFISGSALFLFLTGLQHLASPNELRAPMVGVVVTLIALFSTLVLVAFQRWVVKRTRSVAIRADMLHYQSDVIMNGAILLALGLSWYGFKRADAMFALGIGVWILYSALRMGYEAVQALLDRALPDEDRQIIIDIASNWPGVQGAHDIRTRQSGPTRFIQLHLEMDDDLPLYQAHRMADEVEKALLARFPGSDVIIHQDPCSVVPLERQNSVKL; translated from the coding sequence ATGGAACAACACTATGCACGCCTGGTCAACCGGGCTGCGCTGGCGGCAACCATGCTGGCATCACTACTGCTTCTGGTGAAAATTTTTGCCTGGTGGTACACCGGATCGGTCAGTCTTCTGGCGGCGCTGGTTGACTCACTGGTTGATATTGCGGCCTCTCTCACTAATCTTTTCGTTGTCCGCTATTCCCTGCAGCCTGCCGATGCAGAGCACACGTTTGGCCATGGCAAAGCAGAATCTCTCGCTGCGCTGGCGCAAAGCATGTTTATCTCAGGCTCGGCTCTGTTTCTGTTTCTTACCGGCTTACAGCATCTGGCCTCTCCCAATGAGTTGCGTGCCCCAATGGTCGGAGTTGTGGTCACTCTTATCGCCCTGTTCTCCACTCTGGTATTGGTGGCTTTCCAGCGATGGGTAGTAAAACGAACCCGCAGTGTGGCAATTCGCGCTGATATGCTTCACTACCAGTCCGATGTGATCATGAACGGCGCAATATTGCTGGCGCTGGGGCTGAGCTGGTACGGTTTCAAACGGGCAGACGCGATGTTTGCGTTGGGGATCGGAGTGTGGATTCTGTACAGTGCGCTAAGAATGGGATACGAAGCGGTTCAGGCGCTGTTGGATCGGGCTCTGCCCGACGAGGACCGGCAGATTATCATTGATATCGCCTCCAACTGGCCTGGCGTTCAGGGAGCCCACGATATCCGCACTCGTCAGTCCGGGCCGACCCGTTTTATCCAACTCCATCTGGAAATGGATGATGACTTACCGCTTTATCAGGCACACAGGATGGCAGATGAAGTCGAGAAGGCGTTGCTGGCCCGCTTCCCAGGTTCGGACGTCATCATTCATCAGGACCCCTGCTCGGTTGTGCCGCTGGAGCGTCAAAACAGCGTTAAGCTATAA
- the cpxP gene encoding cell-envelope stress modulator CpxP — protein sequence MRKVTAVVVVPALILSFSAAWAAEVTTTDEMHQDNAATRSMAQIPQSHMFDGINLTEQQRQQMRDLMQQARHERSPISINDLEQLHELIIADKFDEAAYKSELERIAQAEVARQIEMARVRNQMYHLLTPAQQDVLNEKHQQRMSEMRKLTNMQQASSLQAVSSTGSNQ from the coding sequence ATGCGCAAAGTTACCGCCGTCGTTGTGGTTCCGGCGCTGATACTCAGTTTCTCCGCCGCATGGGCTGCAGAGGTGACGACGACTGACGAGATGCATCAAGATAACGCGGCGACACGCAGTATGGCGCAAATTCCGCAGAGTCACATGTTTGATGGCATCAATCTCACCGAACAGCAGCGTCAACAAATGCGAGATCTGATGCAGCAGGCACGACATGAGCGTTCTCCCATAAGTATTAACGATTTAGAACAACTGCATGAACTGATTATTGCAGACAAATTTGATGAAGCGGCCTACAAATCGGAGCTGGAAAGAATTGCACAGGCGGAAGTGGCGCGGCAGATTGAGATGGCCCGCGTACGCAACCAGATGTATCACCTGTTAACACCAGCCCAGCAGGACGTTTTGAACGAGAAACATCAGCAGCGCATGAGTGAAATGCGCAAGCTAACGAACATGCAGCAGGCGTCATCGCTGCAGGCAGTGAGTAGTACCGGCAGTAACCAGTAA
- the cpxR gene encoding envelope stress response regulator transcription factor CpxR, with product MNKILLVDDDRELTSLLKELLEMEGFDVLVAGDGEQALAVLDNTIDLLLLDVMMPKKNGIDTLKELRQQHQTPVIMLTARGSELDRVLGLELGADDYLPKPFNDRELVARIRAILRRSNWSEQQQQHDNSSPTLEVDHLRLNPGRQEASFDSLTLDLTGTEFTLLYLLAQHLGQVVSREHLSQEVLGKRLTPFDRAIDMHISNLRRKLPDRKDGHPWFKTLRGRGYLMVSAT from the coding sequence ATGAATAAAATCCTGTTGGTTGACGATGACCGCGAATTGACTTCGCTGCTGAAAGAATTACTCGAAATGGAAGGCTTTGATGTACTGGTCGCCGGTGACGGTGAACAGGCTCTGGCTGTGTTGGATAATACAATCGATCTCCTGTTACTTGACGTGATGATGCCAAAGAAAAATGGCATTGATACTTTGAAAGAGCTGCGTCAGCAGCATCAGACCCCGGTTATCATGTTAACCGCAAGAGGAAGCGAGCTGGATCGCGTTCTGGGGCTGGAACTGGGTGCAGATGACTACCTGCCTAAACCTTTTAACGATCGTGAGCTGGTGGCCCGTATACGCGCTATTTTACGTCGTTCAAACTGGAGCGAGCAGCAGCAACAGCATGACAACAGTTCACCGACGCTGGAAGTGGATCATCTGCGGCTGAACCCTGGCCGTCAGGAAGCCAGCTTTGACAGTCTGACGCTCGACCTGACCGGCACCGAGTTCACTCTGCTCTATCTGCTCGCCCAGCATCTTGGACAGGTGGTCTCCCGTGAGCATCTCAGCCAGGAAGTATTGGGGAAACGTTTGACGCCGTTTGACCGCGCTATCGATATGCATATTTCTAACCTGCGCCGGAAACTGCCGGATCGCAAAGATGGTCACCCCTGGTTTAAAACCCTGCGTGGCCGCGGCTATCTGATGGTTTCTGCTACATGA
- the cpxA gene encoding envelope stress sensor histidine kinase CpxA has product MISSLTTRIFAIFWLTLALVLMLVLMVPKLDTRQMTPLLDNEQRQGTMIEQHVEAELTQDPPNDLMWWRRLFRAIDKWAPPGQRLLLVTSEGRVIGAQHNEMQVIRNFIGQSDNSDHPQKKKYGRVEMVGPFSVRDGEDNYQLYLIRPAGSSQLDFINLLFDRPLLLLIVTMLISSPLLLWLAWSLAKPARKLKHAADDVAAGNLRQRPELEAGPQEFLAAGASFNQMVSALERMMTGQQRLLSDISHELRTPLTRLQLATALMRRRQGEGKELQRIEMEAQRLDGMINDLLVLSRTQHKNALVSEAMKANQLWSGVLDDAKFEAEQMGKTLEVPYPPGPWPLYGNPSALDSALENIVRNALRYSYSKISVSFSVDKQGITVHVDDDGPGVSEEDREQIFRPFYRTDEARDRESGGTGLGLAIVETAIQQHRGWVRADDSPLGGLRLTIWLPLYSSKA; this is encoded by the coding sequence ATGATCTCAAGCCTGACAACCCGCATCTTCGCCATTTTCTGGCTCACCCTGGCGCTGGTGTTGATGCTGGTATTGATGGTGCCAAAACTGGATACGCGCCAGATGACGCCGCTGCTGGATAACGAGCAGCGGCAGGGCACCATGATTGAGCAGCACGTTGAGGCGGAACTGACGCAGGATCCGCCCAACGACCTGATGTGGTGGCGCAGGCTGTTCCGTGCCATCGACAAATGGGCACCGCCCGGTCAGCGTCTCTTGCTGGTCACCAGCGAAGGACGGGTGATCGGCGCACAGCACAATGAAATGCAGGTGATCCGTAATTTTATCGGCCAGTCCGATAACTCCGATCATCCGCAGAAAAAGAAGTATGGCCGGGTCGAAATGGTGGGGCCTTTCTCGGTACGCGACGGGGAAGATAATTACCAGCTCTACCTGATTCGCCCGGCTGGCAGTTCGCAGCTGGACTTTATCAATCTGCTCTTTGACCGTCCGCTGCTGCTGCTGATAGTCACCATGCTGATCAGCTCCCCGCTGCTGTTGTGGCTCGCCTGGAGCCTGGCTAAACCAGCCCGTAAACTCAAACATGCCGCCGATGATGTGGCAGCTGGTAATCTGCGCCAGCGTCCTGAACTGGAAGCCGGACCCCAGGAGTTCCTGGCCGCCGGAGCCAGCTTTAACCAGATGGTCAGCGCGCTGGAAAGGATGATGACCGGCCAGCAGCGCCTGCTGTCGGATATCTCCCATGAGCTGCGTACGCCTCTGACCCGTCTGCAGCTCGCCACCGCGCTGATGCGGCGACGTCAGGGCGAAGGCAAGGAGCTGCAGCGCATTGAGATGGAAGCCCAGCGTCTGGATGGCATGATCAACGATCTGCTGGTGCTCTCACGGACCCAGCATAAAAATGCGCTGGTCAGTGAGGCAATGAAAGCCAATCAACTCTGGTCTGGCGTGCTGGATGATGCGAAGTTTGAAGCCGAGCAGATGGGGAAAACGCTGGAAGTCCCTTACCCACCGGGTCCCTGGCCGCTGTATGGCAATCCAAGTGCTCTGGACAGCGCGCTGGAAAATATCGTGCGTAACGCCCTGCGCTACTCTTACTCGAAAATTTCGGTCAGTTTTTCAGTGGATAAACAGGGTATTACAGTTCATGTTGATGATGATGGTCCGGGTGTGAGCGAAGAAGATCGCGAACAGATTTTCCGCCCTTTCTATCGCACTGATGAAGCACGCGACAGGGAATCCGGTGGCACCGGGCTGGGGCTGGCGATTGTTGAAACCGCCATTCAGCAGCATCGGGGCTGGGTCAGAGCGGATGACAGCCCACTGGGTGGACTGCGGCTGACAATCTGGCTGCCGCTCTATTCCAGCAAAGCCTGA
- the trmL gene encoding tRNA (uridine(34)/cytosine(34)/5-carboxymethylaminomethyluridine(34)-2'-O)-methyltransferase TrmL: MLNIVLFEPEIPPNTGNIIRLCANTGFQLHLIEPLGFAWDDKRLRRAGLDYHEFTAIKHHADYAAFLASEAPQRLFALTTKGTPAHSAVSYQPGDYLLFGPETRGLPKEILEALPAQQKIRIPMQPDSRSMNLSNAVSVVVYEAWRQLDYAGAVVKS; this comes from the coding sequence ATGCTGAATATTGTTTTATTTGAACCAGAAATCCCCCCTAATACCGGGAATATCATTCGCCTCTGTGCCAACACGGGCTTTCAGTTGCACCTGATCGAGCCGCTTGGCTTTGCCTGGGATGATAAGCGCCTGCGTCGTGCCGGACTTGATTATCACGAATTCACCGCAATCAAACATCATGCGGACTATGCCGCCTTCCTGGCCTCAGAAGCGCCACAACGCCTGTTCGCCCTGACAACCAAAGGCACGCCTGCGCACAGCGCGGTGAGCTATCAGCCGGGAGATTATCTGTTGTTTGGGCCTGAGACGCGTGGGTTACCGAAAGAGATCCTTGAGGCGCTGCCTGCGCAGCAAAAGATACGCATTCCGATGCAGCCGGACAGCCGCAGCATGAATCTCTCTAATGCTGTTTCAGTGGTGGTGTACGAGGCCTGGCGCCAGCTGGACTATGCTGGCGCAGTAGTAAAAAGCTGA
- the cysE gene encoding serine O-acetyltransferase — protein MPCVEPELVWDYIKAEARALADCEPMLASFYHATLLKHDDLGSALSYMLANKLANPIMPAIAIREIVQEAYKQDPSMIQSAACDIQAVRLRDPAIDKYSTPLLYLKGFHALQAYRIGHWLWNEGRRALAVYLQNEVSVSFAVDIHPAATIGRGIMLDHATGIVVGETAVIEDDVSILQSVTLGGTGKTSGDRHPKIREGVMIGAGAKILGNIEVGRGAKIGAGSVVLHPVPPHTTAAGVPARIVGKPNSDKPSMEMDQHFNGMVPGFEFGDGI, from the coding sequence ATGCCGTGTGTAGAACCTGAACTGGTCTGGGATTATATCAAAGCGGAAGCGCGGGCTCTGGCTGACTGCGAACCGATGCTGGCCAGTTTTTACCACGCTACGCTACTCAAGCATGATGACCTGGGCAGTGCGCTGAGCTATATGCTCGCCAACAAACTGGCCAATCCAATCATGCCCGCTATCGCTATCCGTGAGATTGTGCAGGAAGCGTATAAGCAGGACCCTTCAATGATCCAGTCCGCTGCCTGTGATATTCAGGCGGTACGTCTGCGTGACCCCGCCATTGATAAATACTCAACGCCACTGCTCTATCTTAAAGGCTTTCACGCGCTTCAGGCTTACCGTATTGGCCACTGGTTGTGGAATGAAGGTCGTCGCGCGCTGGCTGTCTATCTGCAGAATGAAGTCTCCGTCTCCTTTGCCGTAGATATCCATCCGGCAGCCACCATTGGCCGTGGCATTATGCTGGATCACGCCACCGGAATTGTGGTGGGTGAAACCGCAGTGATCGAGGATGACGTTTCTATCCTGCAATCCGTCACCCTGGGCGGCACCGGAAAAACCAGCGGCGATCGCCATCCTAAAATTCGTGAAGGCGTAATGATCGGCGCTGGAGCAAAAATTCTGGGTAATATTGAAGTGGGGCGCGGAGCAAAAATTGGTGCCGGGTCAGTGGTTCTGCATCCTGTGCCACCTCATACCACTGCTGCTGGCGTGCCCGCACGCATTGTCGGCAAACCCAACAGTGACAAGCCCTCGATGGAAATGGATCAGCACTTCAATGGTATGGTACCCGGCTTCGAGTTTGGCGACGGGATCTGA
- the gpsA gene encoding NAD(P)H-dependent glycerol-3-phosphate dehydrogenase, with the protein MPHANASMSVLGAGSYGTALAITLARNGHNVVLWGHNPHHQAQLQADRCNAAFLPDVPFPDSLSLETDLATAIGASRDLLVVVPSHVFGDVLQQIKPHLREDSRIVWATKGLEKETGRLLQDVAREILGPDIPLAVISGPTFAKELAAGMPTAIALAATDAQFADDLQTLLHCGKSFRVYNNPDFIGVQLGGAVKNVIAIGAGISDGIGFGANARTALITRGLAEMTRLGSALGADPTTFMGMAGLGDLVLTCTDNQSRNRRFGMMLGQGIDVEAAQNTIGQVVEGFRNTKEVKALAARCGVEMPITEQIYQVLYCEKNAREAALSLLGRTRKDENSTS; encoded by the coding sequence ATGCCGCACGCTAACGCTTCAATGAGCGTCCTCGGTGCCGGATCTTACGGCACCGCTTTAGCCATCACGCTGGCCCGTAACGGACACAACGTGGTGCTGTGGGGGCATAACCCACACCATCAGGCACAGCTCCAGGCTGACCGCTGCAATGCGGCTTTCCTGCCCGATGTTCCTTTCCCTGATTCGTTGAGTCTTGAAACCGATCTTGCTACTGCTATTGGTGCGAGTCGCGATCTGCTGGTGGTGGTTCCCAGCCATGTATTCGGCGATGTTTTACAGCAAATCAAACCTCATCTGCGCGAAGATTCCCGCATTGTCTGGGCCACGAAAGGTCTGGAGAAAGAAACGGGACGTCTGCTGCAGGACGTGGCACGTGAAATCCTTGGCCCTGATATCCCTCTGGCGGTGATTTCCGGCCCCACGTTTGCTAAAGAGTTAGCTGCCGGTATGCCAACAGCCATCGCGCTTGCGGCTACGGATGCGCAATTCGCTGACGATCTTCAGACGCTACTGCACTGTGGTAAAAGCTTCCGCGTTTATAACAACCCGGACTTTATCGGGGTGCAATTGGGCGGTGCGGTGAAGAATGTCATCGCCATTGGCGCGGGCATTTCTGATGGTATTGGTTTTGGCGCGAACGCCCGTACGGCGCTAATCACGCGCGGCCTGGCGGAAATGACTCGTTTGGGTTCTGCTCTTGGTGCCGATCCGACCACGTTTATGGGGATGGCCGGTCTGGGTGACCTGGTGCTGACCTGTACCGACAATCAGTCGCGTAATCGTCGCTTTGGCATGATGCTGGGGCAGGGGATTGACGTGGAAGCGGCCCAAAATACCATTGGTCAGGTAGTGGAAGGTTTCCGAAATACCAAAGAAGTTAAGGCTCTGGCTGCGCGCTGCGGCGTTGAGATGCCGATAACCGAGCAAATTTATCAGGTACTGTATTGCGAAAAAAACGCGCGAGAGGCAGCATTGAGCTTGCTTGGGCGTACAAGGAAAGACGAAAACAGCACCAGCTGA
- the secB gene encoding protein-export chaperone SecB translates to MSEQNNTEMAFQIQRIYTKDVSFEAPNAPQVFQKEWEPEVKLDLDTASNQLADEVYEVVLRVTVTATVGEETAFLCEVQQAGIFSVSGIDGNQMAHCLGAYCPNILFPYARECITSLVSRGTFPQLNLAPVNFDALFMNYLQQSNEGAAPQQDA, encoded by the coding sequence ATGTCAGAACAAAACAACACCGAGATGGCTTTCCAGATCCAACGTATTTACACCAAAGATGTCTCCTTCGAAGCGCCAAATGCGCCTCAGGTTTTCCAGAAAGAGTGGGAACCGGAAGTGAAGTTGGATCTGGATACCGCCTCCAACCAGCTGGCAGACGAGGTGTATGAAGTCGTTCTGCGCGTAACCGTGACGGCTACCGTTGGTGAAGAGACCGCCTTCCTGTGTGAAGTTCAGCAAGCCGGTATCTTCTCTGTCTCTGGTATCGATGGAAACCAGATGGCGCATTGCCTGGGTGCATACTGCCCTAACATTCTGTTCCCGTATGCCCGCGAATGCATCACCAGCCTGGTTTCTCGCGGTACCTTCCCGCAGCTCAACCTGGCACCAGTGAACTTTGACGCGCTGTTCATGAACTATCTCCAGCAGTCAAACGAAGGCGCCGCACCTCAACAGGATGCATAA
- a CDS encoding rhodanese-like domain-containing protein: MQDIMQFAGNHTILSLAWVVLLVLVIVTTVKGMFSKVKTISRGEATRLINKEEAVVVDVRGRDDYRKGHISNAINVLAADIKKGSFGELEKYKAQPVIVVCANGTSAADPAAQLNAAGYEKVYVLKDGVSGWTGENLPLVRGK, from the coding sequence ATGCAAGATATTATGCAGTTCGCAGGCAACCATACCATTCTTAGTCTGGCGTGGGTTGTCCTGCTGGTTTTGGTGATCGTGACCACCGTTAAGGGCATGTTCTCCAAGGTAAAAACAATTAGCCGTGGTGAAGCAACCCGTTTAATTAATAAAGAAGAAGCCGTGGTAGTCGATGTACGTGGACGTGATGACTATCGTAAGGGCCATATTTCCAATGCAATTAATGTTCTGGCTGCAGATATCAAAAAAGGCAGCTTTGGTGAGTTAGAAAAGTATAAAGCACAACCTGTGATCGTAGTCTGTGCCAATGGCACCTCAGCAGCCGATCCAGCGGCGCAACTCAACGCTGCCGGTTATGAAAAAGTGTATGTGCTGAAAGACGGCGTATCTGGCTGGACGGGCGAAAACCTGCCGCTGGTGCGTGGTAAATAA
- the envC gene encoding murein hydrolase activator EnvC: protein MREKATVSHQRTQDNGSATGVLLRSRAFTLSASVLCAGLLLSPFASSAADDNKSQLSSLQQDIAAKEKSVKLQKQQRGQLLAQLTSQEKIIAQASRQLRETQITLTALNKEISALTASISKLQTQQASQEKLLAEQLDAAFRQGQHSGVQLILSGEESQRSERILAYFGYLNDARQKSIDDLKKTRSDLSSQKAALVDKQAQQKSLLDQQQGQQQKLEGARVARKKTLTTLESSLEKDQAQLVDMRENESRLRDKIAKAEREARARAEKEAREAEQVRKRQAQAKSKGTTYKTTEGERSLMARTGGLGRPSGQALWPVRGSIEHRFGEQLQGELRWKGLVINAPEGTEVKAIADGRVLMADWLQGYGLVVVVEHGKGDMSLYGYNQSALVSVGTQVRAGQPIALVGTSGGRGTPSLYFEIRRQGQAVNPLPWLGK, encoded by the coding sequence ATGAGGGAAAAAGCGACAGTTTCACATCAACGAACTCAGGATAACGGATCGGCCACAGGCGTTCTGTTGCGATCCCGTGCGTTCACCCTGTCTGCCAGCGTGCTCTGCGCAGGCCTTTTGCTGTCGCCTTTCGCCAGCTCCGCCGCCGACGATAACAAATCTCAGCTCTCCAGCCTGCAGCAGGATATCGCCGCCAAGGAGAAGAGCGTTAAGCTGCAAAAACAGCAGCGTGGTCAACTTCTTGCGCAGCTCACCAGCCAGGAAAAAATCATTGCTCAGGCGAGCCGGCAACTGCGCGAAACTCAAATTACCCTTACTGCACTGAACAAAGAGATTTCTGCCCTCACTGCGTCCATCAGCAAACTGCAGACTCAACAGGCCAGCCAGGAAAAACTGCTGGCTGAACAGCTTGATGCTGCTTTTCGTCAGGGACAGCATAGTGGTGTGCAACTGATCCTCAGCGGAGAAGAGAGCCAGCGCAGCGAACGCATTCTTGCCTACTTTGGTTACCTGAATGATGCCCGCCAGAAATCCATTGATGACCTGAAAAAGACCCGCAGCGACCTCTCCTCGCAAAAAGCGGCCCTGGTGGATAAACAGGCACAGCAGAAATCCTTGTTGGATCAGCAACAGGGGCAACAGCAAAAGCTGGAAGGTGCGCGTGTGGCGCGCAAAAAAACGCTGACCACCCTGGAATCCTCGCTGGAGAAAGATCAGGCACAGCTGGTCGACATGCGGGAAAACGAAAGTCGCCTGCGTGACAAAATTGCGAAGGCTGAGCGGGAAGCCCGCGCCAGAGCTGAGAAAGAAGCGCGCGAAGCTGAACAGGTTCGTAAGCGGCAGGCCCAGGCGAAAAGCAAAGGCACTACCTACAAAACTACCGAAGGCGAACGCTCTCTTATGGCCCGTACTGGTGGCCTTGGCCGGCCTTCTGGCCAGGCTCTGTGGCCGGTGCGGGGCAGTATCGAACACCGCTTCGGTGAGCAACTTCAGGGAGAGCTTCGCTGGAAAGGCCTGGTGATTAACGCGCCGGAAGGCACCGAAGTGAAAGCCATCGCGGATGGCCGGGTTCTGATGGCTGACTGGCTCCAGGGCTATGGACTGGTAGTAGTGGTCGAGCACGGTAAAGGCGATATGAGCCTGTACGGCTATAACCAAAGCGCGTTAGTGAGCGTGGGAACCCAGGTCAGGGCAGGACAGCCCATTGCACTGGTCGGAACCAGTGGTGGCCGGGGCACGCCTTCACTCTATTTCGAAATCCGACGCCAGGGACAGGCCGTCAATCCACTTCCGTGGTTAGGAAAATAA
- a CDS encoding divergent polysaccharide deacetylase family protein yields MSQLRKLGGVLTGLLMACSAHAGKLSIVIDDFGYRPAQENQVLQMPPTISVAVLPDAPHARDMATKAHQRGHEVLIHLPMAPLSKQPLEKDTLRPDMSSAEIERIIRKAVADVPYAVGLNNHMGSAMTSSLPGMQKVMQVLNHYDFYFLDSMTIGNSQSTRAAAGTSVKVIKRRVFLDDTQNEADIRKQFTRAVRLAQRDGSAIAIGHPHPTTVRVLQQMLPTLPADITLVRPSQLLNEPNHKPLPAGSEPAKPRNPFRGVQTCPVELKPVPAIRALDVVTESISESAGMHFIETNFSGLKLTIGAKP; encoded by the coding sequence TTGTCACAACTCCGCAAACTCGGCGGCGTGCTGACAGGTCTGCTGATGGCCTGCTCGGCGCACGCCGGCAAACTCTCCATCGTCATTGATGATTTTGGCTACCGTCCGGCTCAGGAAAATCAGGTGCTGCAAATGCCCCCGACTATTTCTGTTGCCGTCCTTCCTGACGCCCCACATGCCCGCGATATGGCTACCAAAGCGCATCAGCGTGGCCATGAAGTGCTGATCCATCTTCCTATGGCGCCGCTGAGCAAACAGCCGCTGGAAAAAGACACCCTGCGCCCTGATATGTCCAGCGCGGAAATCGAACGGATCATTCGTAAAGCGGTTGCTGATGTCCCTTACGCCGTTGGCCTGAATAACCACATGGGCAGCGCCATGACGTCCAGCCTGCCGGGAATGCAGAAAGTGATGCAGGTACTGAATCACTACGACTTCTACTTCCTGGACAGCATGACTATCGGTAACAGCCAGTCCACCCGTGCCGCAGCCGGGACCAGCGTGAAAGTGATCAAACGTCGGGTCTTTCTGGACGACACGCAGAACGAAGCCGATATCCGGAAACAATTTACCCGTGCGGTACGTCTGGCCCAGCGTGATGGCTCTGCCATAGCCATTGGACACCCTCATCCCACGACGGTCCGGGTATTACAGCAGATGTTGCCGACCTTGCCTGCTGATATTACGCTGGTGCGTCCAAGCCAGTTACTCAATGAGCCCAACCACAAACCGCTGCCCGCGGGGAGCGAGCCAGCCAAACCCCGCAATCCATTCCGTGGCGTGCAGACCTGCCCGGTTGAGCTGAAGCCGGTTCCGGCAATCCGTGCGCTGGATGTGGTGACAGAAAGCATCAGCGAAAGCGCTGGCATGCATTTTATCGAAACAAACTTTTCCGGGTTAAAGCTCACTATCGGGGCTAAACCTTAA
- a CDS encoding glycosyltransferase, whose protein sequence is MANQKKILLLDTGNEWGGGTNSLLELLKRIDRQQFDILCCFYHNYRRGQGDSIADVLASLGIPVMFIHQRRQPRWAKILKELLRSLVFFHRPLRLKATRWVDTLWRIKPNARQIRQTLLSHNCDLLYMNNQPGSNAEGYLAAEGLPVTVVQHCRIEPVLNRDLVNMVNQRGDAVIAVSNGVRDVLLANGVAAEKCFTVFNAIDIWQPLPSRELMRRQLLDTADDTFVFGSIGSLIPRKSNHHILQALEKFAAAFPQARWKMVILGEGPEHEALQRQAKQAGIADRVIFTGFRHNALEYLAAFDVFILASKSEGLPRVVLEAMLLNTAVIGSRVTGTAELIAQDITGLLFDYGDTEALSERMKTLYLDADKRNRLLQQANANVKAHYAIEHYVAGVETILKNASHGNSSHV, encoded by the coding sequence ATGGCAAATCAGAAAAAAATTCTGTTGCTGGACACAGGGAACGAATGGGGTGGCGGCACTAACAGCCTGCTTGAACTTCTGAAGCGTATTGATCGTCAACAGTTCGATATCCTTTGCTGCTTTTACCATAATTACCGCCGCGGTCAGGGTGATTCGATTGCGGATGTGCTGGCTTCACTGGGCATCCCGGTGATGTTTATACATCAGCGCAGGCAGCCTCGCTGGGCAAAAATATTGAAAGAGCTGCTGAGATCGCTGGTGTTCTTTCACCGGCCTTTGCGGCTGAAAGCCACCCGCTGGGTTGATACGCTCTGGCGTATAAAGCCGAATGCCAGGCAAATCCGCCAGACGCTTCTAAGCCATAACTGCGATTTGCTGTATATGAATAATCAGCCCGGTTCTAATGCAGAAGGCTACCTGGCCGCAGAGGGATTGCCAGTGACGGTGGTCCAGCATTGCCGGATTGAGCCTGTTCTGAACCGCGATCTGGTGAATATGGTCAACCAGCGCGGTGATGCGGTTATCGCCGTATCGAATGGCGTTCGGGATGTGCTGCTGGCAAATGGTGTGGCGGCGGAAAAATGTTTTACCGTGTTCAACGCTATCGACATCTGGCAGCCGCTGCCTTCCCGCGAATTGATGCGCAGGCAGTTACTGGATACGGCTGATGACACCTTTGTCTTCGGCAGTATTGGCTCGCTGATCCCACGCAAATCGAACCACCATATTTTGCAGGCACTGGAAAAATTTGCCGCGGCATTTCCGCAGGCCAGATGGAAAATGGTGATCCTGGGTGAAGGTCCGGAGCACGAGGCCTTACAACGCCAGGCTAAGCAGGCCGGAATCGCCGATCGCGTTATTTTCACCGGTTTTCGTCACAATGCGCTGGAGTATCTCGCCGCCTTTGATGTGTTTATTCTGGCTTCAAAAAGCGAGGGGTTACCCCGTGTGGTACTGGAAGCCATGCTGCTGAATACAGCAGTAATTGGTTCCAGAGTGACCGGGACGGCTGAACTTATTGCGCAGGATATCACAGGGCTTTTGTTCGATTATGGCGACACAGAGGCGTTGTCTGAAAGAATGAAGACATTGTATCTTGATGCGGATAAACGCAACAGACTGCTGCAACAGGCTAACGCCAACGTTAAAGCGCACTATGCTATTGAGCATTATGTCGCTGGCGTGGAAACTATTCTAAAAAATGCGTCTCATGGAAACTCTTCGCATGTTTGA